One Corvus moneduloides isolate bCorMon1 chromosome Z, bCorMon1.pri, whole genome shotgun sequence genomic window carries:
- the LOC116438417 gene encoding urea transporter 2-like isoform X2 encodes MLAYISWWDIFFFPTSVLASKPTATPELIREVQKISMENCVDVKIETKGERMPVKQNPLSKGGKSFCRAVGYLTGDMKDFGTWLKDKPLMIQLLDWVLRGISQVMFVNNPLSGLVILAGLLLQNPWWTLTGCVGTVVSTLTALILSQDRSAIAAGLYGYNGVLVGLLMAVFSADDDYNWWLLLPVTLVSMTCPIFTSALSAVFSKWDLPVLTLPFNLALTLYLAASGPHNLFFPTTVIHPATAAPNITWADAEITLLLQSIPVGVGQVYGCDNPWAGGMFLIGLFISSPLICVHAVIGSAVGMMAGLSLATPFSQIYSGLWGYNSSLSCAAIGGMFLALTWQTHLLAMACALFSAYLGAAVTHMLSVFGVPSGTWPFCLSALTFLLMTTNHSAIQKLPLSKVTYPEANRAYYLMMKKHERSCCEA; translated from the exons ATGCTAGCCTATATAAGCTGGTgggacattttctttttccctactTCTGTCCTAGCCAGCAAACCTACAGCTACTCCTGAGCTCATCAGAGAG GTTCAGAAGATCAGCATGGAAAACTGTGTTGATGTCAAGATAGAAACCAAGGGGGAAAGAATGCCAGTGAAGCAGAATCCACTGAGCAAAGGTGGGAAGagtttctgcagagctgtgggttACCTCACTGGAGACATGAAGGATTTTGGAACCTGGCTAAAAG ACAAACCTCTCATGATCCAGCTCCTTGACTGGGTTCTGCGTGGGATATCCCAGGTGATGTTTGTCAACAATCCCCTCAGTGGGCTGGTCATCCTTGCTGgcctcctgctgcagaaccCATGGTGGACACTCACAGGATGTGTGGGAACAGTTGTCTCAACTTTAACAGCACTTATTCTCAGTCAGGACAG ATCAGCCATAGCAGCAGGCCTGTATGGGTACAACGGGGTCCTGGTGGGATTGCTGATGGCCGTCTTCTCTGCTGATGATGACTACAACTGGTGGCTCCTCCTGCCAGTGACACTGGTGTCCATGACCTG CCCTATTTTCACCAGCGCTTTAAGTGCAGTTTTCTCTAAGTGGGACCTGCCTGTTCTCACCTTGCCTTTCAACTTGGCCTTGACCCTCTATCTGGCTGCTTCAGGACCACACAACCTCTTCTTCCCTACAACTGTCATTCATCCTGCCACGGCAGCACCGAATATCACCTGGGCAGATGCTGAAATCACATTG CTCCTGCAATCGATTCCAGTCGGCGTGGGTCAGGTTTATGGTTGTGACAacccctgggctgggggaatgTTCCTGATTGGTTTATTTATCTCCTCTCCACTCATTTGTGTCCATGCAGTGATCGGCTCAGCAGTGGGGATGATGGCAG GGCTGAGCTTAGCAACACCGTTTAGCCAAATCTACTCGGGGCTGTGGGGCTACAACAGTTCCCTGTCCTGCGCTGCCATCGGGGGCATGTTCTTGGCCCTTACCTGGCAGACACACCTCCTGGCCATGGCCTGTG CTCTCTTCAGTGCCtacctgggagcagcagtgacCCACATGTTGTCTGTG tttggGGTGCCATCAGGAACCTGGCCCTTTTGCTTGTCTGCGCTGACATTCCTGCTAATGACCACAAACCACTCTGCAATCCAAAAGCTGCCACTCTCCAAAGTCACCTACCCAGAAGCCAACCGAGCTTATTATCTGATGATGAAGAAACATGAGAGGTCTTGCTGTGAGGCATAG
- the LOC116438417 gene encoding urea transporter 2-like isoform X1, whose product MTSPCSDHGKHWAWSKGCSQRHLPSEHRRRNIQQLCQQRTDEVQKISMENCVDVKIETKGERMPVKQNPLSKGGKSFCRAVGYLTGDMKDFGTWLKDKPLMIQLLDWVLRGISQVMFVNNPLSGLVILAGLLLQNPWWTLTGCVGTVVSTLTALILSQDRSAIAAGLYGYNGVLVGLLMAVFSADDDYNWWLLLPVTLVSMTCPIFTSALSAVFSKWDLPVLTLPFNLALTLYLAASGPHNLFFPTTVIHPATAAPNITWADAEITLLLQSIPVGVGQVYGCDNPWAGGMFLIGLFISSPLICVHAVIGSAVGMMAGLSLATPFSQIYSGLWGYNSSLSCAAIGGMFLALTWQTHLLAMACALFSAYLGAAVTHMLSVFGVPSGTWPFCLSALTFLLMTTNHSAIQKLPLSKVTYPEANRAYYLMMKKHERSCCEA is encoded by the exons ATGACCAGCCCCTGCTCTGACCATGGCAAGCACTGGGCTTGGTCCAAGGGATGTTCTCAGAGACACCTTCCCTCAGAgcacagaagaagaaacattCAACAGCTTTGCCAGCAGAGAACTGATGAG GTTCAGAAGATCAGCATGGAAAACTGTGTTGATGTCAAGATAGAAACCAAGGGGGAAAGAATGCCAGTGAAGCAGAATCCACTGAGCAAAGGTGGGAAGagtttctgcagagctgtgggttACCTCACTGGAGACATGAAGGATTTTGGAACCTGGCTAAAAG ACAAACCTCTCATGATCCAGCTCCTTGACTGGGTTCTGCGTGGGATATCCCAGGTGATGTTTGTCAACAATCCCCTCAGTGGGCTGGTCATCCTTGCTGgcctcctgctgcagaaccCATGGTGGACACTCACAGGATGTGTGGGAACAGTTGTCTCAACTTTAACAGCACTTATTCTCAGTCAGGACAG ATCAGCCATAGCAGCAGGCCTGTATGGGTACAACGGGGTCCTGGTGGGATTGCTGATGGCCGTCTTCTCTGCTGATGATGACTACAACTGGTGGCTCCTCCTGCCAGTGACACTGGTGTCCATGACCTG CCCTATTTTCACCAGCGCTTTAAGTGCAGTTTTCTCTAAGTGGGACCTGCCTGTTCTCACCTTGCCTTTCAACTTGGCCTTGACCCTCTATCTGGCTGCTTCAGGACCACACAACCTCTTCTTCCCTACAACTGTCATTCATCCTGCCACGGCAGCACCGAATATCACCTGGGCAGATGCTGAAATCACATTG CTCCTGCAATCGATTCCAGTCGGCGTGGGTCAGGTTTATGGTTGTGACAacccctgggctgggggaatgTTCCTGATTGGTTTATTTATCTCCTCTCCACTCATTTGTGTCCATGCAGTGATCGGCTCAGCAGTGGGGATGATGGCAG GGCTGAGCTTAGCAACACCGTTTAGCCAAATCTACTCGGGGCTGTGGGGCTACAACAGTTCCCTGTCCTGCGCTGCCATCGGGGGCATGTTCTTGGCCCTTACCTGGCAGACACACCTCCTGGCCATGGCCTGTG CTCTCTTCAGTGCCtacctgggagcagcagtgacCCACATGTTGTCTGTG tttggGGTGCCATCAGGAACCTGGCCCTTTTGCTTGTCTGCGCTGACATTCCTGCTAATGACCACAAACCACTCTGCAATCCAAAAGCTGCCACTCTCCAAAGTCACCTACCCAGAAGCCAACCGAGCTTATTATCTGATGATGAAGAAACATGAGAGGTCTTGCTGTGAGGCATAG